A region from the Naumannella halotolerans genome encodes:
- a CDS encoding recombinase family protein, which yields MPEHIEGKGQRVAYVRVSSADQNPARQVEAIGESADRIFTDHVSGSTTDRPALEELLAYVRDGDQVIVSSMDRLARSTADLHSLVDGLTDRGVGVQFLKEGLAFHPGQSDPTARLLLGVMGSIAEFERAIIRERQREGIALAKERGVYRGRRSIDDTKLEAAQALVGDGLTVTKACRQVGVSRSTYYARIAG from the coding sequence ATGCCTGAACACATCGAGGGCAAGGGGCAGCGGGTCGCCTACGTCCGGGTCTCCTCGGCGGATCAGAATCCCGCCCGCCAGGTCGAGGCGATCGGTGAGTCCGCCGACCGGATCTTCACCGATCACGTCTCCGGCTCCACGACGGACCGGCCGGCACTTGAGGAACTCCTGGCCTATGTCCGCGACGGGGACCAGGTCATCGTGTCCTCGATGGACCGTCTGGCTCGGTCCACCGCTGACCTGCACTCCCTGGTTGACGGACTCACCGATCGTGGTGTCGGCGTCCAGTTCCTCAAGGAAGGGCTCGCCTTCCATCCCGGTCAGAGCGACCCCACCGCCCGCCTGCTCCTAGGGGTGATGGGAAGCATCGCTGAGTTCGAGCGAGCCATCATCCGGGAGCGTCAGCGCGAGGGCATCGCCCTAGCCAAGGAACGCGGAGTATATCGAGGCAGACGCTCCATCGACGACACGAAGCTCGAAGCGGCTCAAGCACTTGTAGGTGATGGCCTCACGGTGACAAAGGCGTGTCGACAAGTCGGCGTATCTCGGAGCACCTACTACGCAAGGATCGCAGGATGA
- a CDS encoding type ISP restriction/modification enzyme, with product MAPPTNLQTATAEYGKAAKAKLLSPAVSGQAEDQLRGPIENYLRALTGLGGQDTDALVLVGESALSELQVRPDFAVTLSGVLVGFVELKAPGKGADPRRFTDKHDKNQWAKLSALPNLMYTDGNEFSVWRFGELQGTVQKLDGDVNISGSKLEAPTGLPGLVADFLTWSPQPPARPSQLAHTAARLCRLLRDEVTEQLTAKNSDLLGLAYDWRQLLFPDASDEEFADSYAQAVTFGLLMARVRNIDLTDGVAAAATKLAAEKYTLVGTALRILTEGQLAHDALQTSVATLTRTLSVVDWPKLSKGNPEAWLYFYEEFLAEYDPELRKKTGSYYTPVEVVSEMTRLVDEALVSRLNISGGLADPGVKVLDPALGTGTYLLEVLRRIAEHVSDEQGPGAVPGALADTVSRIIGFELQMGPYAVAQLRLLAELNELHAPDSALSGLRTYVTNTLDDPLVEVTKLGNWYEPIAQSRRDANEVKAKEPVMVVLGNPPYKERSKGQGGFVEQGGVSRPAPLRRFIPDPQVGVGAHVKHLYNPYVYFWRWATDKVFDQPLEDGGIDDGRGIVCFITVAGFLGGPGFSQMRAYLRERADAVYIIDCSPEGHQPPHSTRIFQGVQQPICITLAVRDGSTGDGPATVYYRSLQSGPRKEKFVELKSISLDAADADSGWELAGTSPYDPFWPAAAAEWSSYPSLEDLFLYDGSGTMLGRTWPVAPDRQTLTDRWNAFTGAPQGRKPELLQEHADRTVNTELSDGLPGYPAPANSIGSETGPVPQPVRYGYRSLDRQWIIPDKRLINRPNPTLWRVYGDSQVYLTAFTRNSPGNVAASFSAHIPDLDHYQGSFGGRVWPMWRDAAGTIANTTPNLLTALSDRLSQSVQGPDVMAYVAGIVSHPAYATKFSDDLESPGIRVPVVADADLFNEAVELGRRVIWLHSYGTRFVSAEAGRPPGSPRLPADRAPKVLAEYPIPADAEGMPDEITFDPDHHRLYIGAGQIGPVVPEVWNYSVGNREIIQQWFSYRRRDRHRPAMGARRNSPLSDLQVDHWLPEYTTDLIDLLHVLTLLTEVHTEQAELLDAIIARSNFVTVTDLTVAGVLPVSADIRKKAGKPTTGAEVPSDPDTLFG from the coding sequence GTGGCGCCTCCTACCAATCTGCAGACGGCGACGGCGGAGTACGGGAAAGCGGCGAAGGCTAAGCTGCTCTCTCCTGCGGTGTCCGGTCAAGCCGAGGATCAGCTGCGCGGTCCGATCGAGAACTATCTTCGGGCTCTGACGGGTCTGGGCGGTCAGGACACGGATGCACTCGTGCTGGTGGGCGAATCGGCGCTCTCCGAGTTGCAGGTGCGACCTGACTTCGCGGTCACTCTGTCGGGCGTCTTGGTCGGGTTCGTTGAGCTCAAGGCCCCCGGAAAGGGTGCCGACCCACGTAGGTTCACGGACAAACACGACAAGAATCAATGGGCCAAGCTCTCTGCGCTGCCCAACTTGATGTACACCGACGGCAACGAGTTCTCCGTCTGGAGGTTCGGAGAGCTACAGGGCACGGTGCAAAAGTTGGACGGTGACGTGAACATCTCGGGTTCCAAGCTCGAGGCGCCCACCGGGTTGCCGGGTCTCGTAGCTGACTTTCTTACCTGGTCGCCACAGCCCCCGGCAAGGCCGAGCCAGCTCGCTCACACGGCCGCCCGTCTGTGTCGGCTCCTCCGTGACGAGGTCACCGAACAGCTCACCGCTAAGAATTCAGATCTGCTCGGGTTGGCCTACGACTGGCGGCAGCTTCTGTTTCCGGACGCGTCCGACGAAGAGTTTGCGGACTCCTATGCACAAGCCGTCACCTTCGGTCTACTGATGGCCCGGGTCCGCAACATCGACCTGACGGACGGTGTAGCAGCGGCGGCGACAAAGCTCGCGGCCGAGAAGTACACGCTGGTCGGCACCGCGCTTCGCATCCTCACCGAAGGCCAGTTGGCCCACGACGCCTTGCAGACGTCGGTGGCGACGCTCACGCGAACCCTGTCGGTTGTTGATTGGCCCAAGTTGTCCAAGGGGAACCCCGAAGCCTGGCTGTACTTCTACGAGGAGTTCCTTGCTGAGTACGACCCCGAGCTGCGAAAGAAGACCGGTTCCTACTACACGCCGGTCGAGGTCGTCTCGGAAATGACGCGACTGGTCGATGAAGCGCTCGTCTCCCGTCTGAACATCTCGGGCGGGCTCGCCGACCCCGGTGTGAAGGTGCTGGATCCAGCGTTGGGCACCGGCACCTACCTCCTGGAGGTTCTCAGACGGATCGCTGAGCACGTCTCCGACGAGCAAGGTCCCGGCGCGGTCCCCGGAGCACTCGCCGACACCGTCAGCCGCATCATCGGATTCGAACTGCAGATGGGGCCCTACGCGGTGGCGCAGCTACGACTGCTGGCCGAGCTCAACGAGCTCCACGCCCCAGACTCTGCGCTTAGCGGCCTCCGCACCTACGTCACCAACACTCTCGATGACCCGCTGGTCGAGGTCACCAAGCTGGGCAACTGGTACGAGCCCATCGCTCAGTCACGACGGGACGCCAACGAAGTCAAGGCGAAGGAACCCGTCATGGTGGTCCTGGGCAATCCTCCGTACAAGGAGCGGAGCAAGGGACAGGGGGGATTCGTCGAGCAGGGCGGCGTGAGCCGGCCGGCACCGCTCAGGCGGTTCATACCGGACCCGCAGGTCGGCGTCGGCGCGCACGTGAAGCATCTCTACAACCCGTACGTGTACTTCTGGCGATGGGCCACCGACAAGGTTTTCGATCAGCCGCTCGAAGACGGCGGGATCGACGACGGCCGCGGGATTGTCTGCTTCATTACCGTCGCGGGCTTCCTCGGTGGCCCGGGGTTCTCGCAGATGCGTGCCTACCTCCGCGAACGCGCGGACGCGGTCTACATCATCGACTGCTCGCCCGAAGGACACCAGCCACCTCACTCCACTCGGATCTTCCAAGGTGTGCAGCAGCCCATCTGTATCACCCTCGCCGTCCGTGACGGCAGTACGGGGGACGGGCCAGCCACGGTGTACTACCGGTCGCTGCAGAGTGGCCCGCGGAAAGAGAAGTTCGTCGAACTGAAGTCAATCAGCTTGGACGCCGCCGATGCGGATTCCGGATGGGAGCTCGCGGGCACGTCGCCCTACGATCCGTTCTGGCCGGCCGCCGCTGCGGAATGGAGTTCGTACCCAAGCCTGGAGGACCTGTTCCTGTACGATGGATCCGGAACCATGCTGGGGCGCACCTGGCCCGTGGCCCCCGATCGGCAGACCCTTACCGATCGATGGAATGCCTTCACTGGGGCTCCCCAGGGCCGCAAACCTGAACTCCTCCAAGAGCATGCCGACCGGACCGTCAACACCGAGCTATCAGACGGCTTGCCAGGCTACCCCGCTCCGGCGAACAGCATCGGATCGGAGACCGGTCCCGTGCCGCAGCCGGTCCGCTACGGATACCGCTCGTTGGACCGTCAGTGGATCATTCCTGACAAGCGTCTCATCAACCGACCTAACCCCACACTATGGCGAGTCTACGGCGACTCGCAGGTGTACCTGACCGCTTTCACCAGGAACAGCCCCGGCAATGTGGCGGCGAGCTTCAGCGCCCACATTCCCGACCTTGACCACTACCAAGGGAGTTTTGGTGGCCGCGTTTGGCCAATGTGGCGGGACGCCGCGGGGACCATTGCGAACACGACACCTAATCTGCTCACTGCGCTGTCCGATCGACTGAGTCAGTCGGTGCAGGGGCCCGACGTTATGGCCTACGTCGCAGGCATCGTCTCCCACCCCGCATACGCGACCAAGTTCTCTGACGACCTCGAATCTCCTGGCATACGCGTGCCAGTTGTGGCTGACGCTGATCTGTTCAACGAGGCTGTCGAGCTCGGGAGGCGGGTGATCTGGCTTCACTCGTACGGAACTCGGTTCGTGAGCGCAGAAGCGGGTCGTCCTCCGGGTTCCCCGCGCCTTCCGGCCGACCGGGCGCCGAAAGTGCTTGCCGAGTACCCGATTCCTGCTGACGCAGAAGGAATGCCGGACGAAATCACGTTCGATCCCGACCACCACCGGCTCTACATCGGCGCCGGACAAATCGGACCTGTCGTCCCTGAGGTGTGGAACTACTCGGTGGGCAACCGGGAGATCATCCAGCAGTGGTTTTCGTACCGTCGGCGAGACCGGCATCGTCCCGCGATGGGCGCCCGGCGCAACAGCCCGTTGTCGGATCTCCAAGTCGACCACTGGCTGCCGGAGTACACGACCGACCTGATCGATCTTCTTCACGTGCTTACTCTTCTGACGGAGGTCCACACCGAGCAGGCAGAATTGCTCGACGCGATCATCGCCCGAAGCAACTTCGTCACCGTCACCGATCTCACAGTCGCGGGTGTGCTCCCGGTGTCCGCTGACATACGCAAGAAGGCGGGCAAGCCAACGACCGGCGCGGAGGTGCCGTCTGACCCGGATACGTTGTTTGGCTAG